From Candidatus Dormiibacterota bacterium:
AAATATAAATATCCGCGTCACGTCCACTTCATCGAAGCGATGCCGCTGGGCCCGAGCGGCAAAGTCCTCAAACGCGAACTGCGCGACCGCTTTGCGGCGGCAAAGCGGTAGGGCCGAAGCTTACAGCGGCGCCGCGCAGAGCGTGTGTTCCATCGCCGCCGTTGCTGCCGCGGCCTCGGGCGCGCCGCTCGGCCGCGAATACGCGATCGTAATACTCCGGTTGTCGATGACGCCGAAGGCTTGCTCGATCGTGGTCGTCCCTTGCACGAACGTCGCGATGGCCGCTTGAGCCGGGCACGCGGCGATCGGATCGCTGCGCAACAGCCGCGCTCCCCGGTGCGAGAGTTCCATATCGGTTGCGACCTGCGAGGCCAGATCGCTGATGGTTCCATCGAATTTGCGCGAAACGTAGGCGTACCGCTCGCCTGTTGGGCTCGTCCACACTCCCGGCCCCGTCTTCTTCCATCCGGCAGGTCCGGCAACACCTGAGGAACAGGCACCTAATGCCAACACGGACGCCACGATGAGGATAGAGGCTGCGATGCGGATCATACAGCAGAGAGTATTTCACCAAGACGTGCGAATCATGCCGCTGGCATGGTGACGGACTGGGTTTTAATTCGGCGGCTCGCATTCGAGATCGAGCAACGCTTCCGCGGCGCGAAAGTACGAGACGTCGGGCTCCTGCCCGACAAGCGCACCGCGATCGCCCTCTGGAATCGCGGCCAGACGACGCTGCTCTGCATCGATATCTTCGGCACCCCGCCCGTGGTCACCGTAGAAGACGGAGAGCTGCCGATCGCTGCCGAGCCCGGCTTCATACGCGCCTTGGGCGTCACGCTCCGCGGCATGGCGCTCCTGGGCGCAAAAGCGCGCAAAGGCGACCGGTTGATCCGCTTGACGTTTGGAGCCAGGTCGCGCTTCGGCGTCGGCGACGAAGTCGAACTCTACATCGAGTTGGTGCCGCGCTTCGGGAACGTCATCCTCACAAAGCGCGAAACGATCGTCACCGCCGCCAAGGAGTTCTCGCTCGCGCAGAACGGCACGCGCGCGATTCAAACCGGCATGGCCTACCAACCGCCGCCAGCCAGGCCGCAGGCTTCGTTGATACCGAAGTTGATCGCGCAAGCGGGCGCAGGCCTCGCCGAACCGGATGCGCTCGCCTATTTCGAGAGCGACGCCGCGATGCGCGAACCGCTCTACACCTATCGCCGTAACGGCGTGCTGCTGCAAGCGCACGTGCTGGAACTCCCCAACCTGGAAGACGCGCAACCCGGCCCGCGCGAGGCCTCGCTGCTCTCGCTGCTGGGCGAAGCGCGCAACGCGAACGCCGGCGGCGCCGAGCGCGCGCGAACCGGCGCGCGCCGCGCCGCATTACGAAAACGCCTTGCCGATCGGGCGAAACGCACCGAAAGCGAGTTGGCGACGATCGCCGCAAAGCGCGCTAAAGCGATCGACCGCGAAACCCTGCGAACGCAGGGAGAGACGATCTACAACACGTTATACGAACTGGACGAGTCCGGGCGCGACGAAGCCAAGGAACGCGCGTTAAAACTCTTCTCCGAATACAAGAAGCTGGGAGCGTCGCTCCCGCATCTCGACGAGCGCGAGCGTTCGCTGCTGACGCAACGCGAAGCGATCGAAGCCCTGGCATGGGAAGTCGAACGCGCCGCCGACGAGGATCTCTCGGATGTCGAAGATGCCGTAGCCGGAATCGAGCCGCATCGTTCGACCACGGCGAAGGCCGCCAAGAAACGCAAACGCGCGCCGCTCGAAGTGCGCACGCCGAACGGCAGCCGAATCTTGGTGGGACGCTCGCCGACGGAGAACGCCGACCTGACGTTCCGAGTGGCACGTCCCGGCGATCTCTGGTTTCACGCTCAAGGCATACCGGGCGCTCACGTCATCGTGCAACGCGACGATCGCCGCGAGCCGAACGACGACGACGTGATGGAAGCCGCGCGGCTAGCCGCCCAGCATTCGAAGGCGAAAACCGGAACGAAGGTTCCGATCGATTACACCGAGCGCAAACACGTCAGAAAACAAAAAGACGCGCCCCCCGGCCTAGTCTGGTACACGGATTTCA
This genomic window contains:
- a CDS encoding NFACT RNA binding domain-containing protein produces the protein MVTDWVLIRRLAFEIEQRFRGAKVRDVGLLPDKRTAIALWNRGQTTLLCIDIFGTPPVVTVEDGELPIAAEPGFIRALGVTLRGMALLGAKARKGDRLIRLTFGARSRFGVGDEVELYIELVPRFGNVILTKRETIVTAAKEFSLAQNGTRAIQTGMAYQPPPARPQASLIPKLIAQAGAGLAEPDALAYFESDAAMREPLYTYRRNGVLLQAHVLELPNLEDAQPGPREASLLSLLGEARNANAGGAERARTGARRAALRKRLADRAKRTESELATIAAKRAKAIDRETLRTQGETIYNTLYELDESGRDEAKERALKLFSEYKKLGASLPHLDERERSLLTQREAIEALAWEVERAADEDLSDVEDAVAGIEPHRSTTAKAAKKRKRAPLEVRTPNGSRILVGRSPTENADLTFRVARPGDLWFHAQGIPGAHVIVQRDDRREPNDDDVMEAARLAAQHSKAKTGTKVPIDYTERKHVRKQKDAPPGLVWYTDFKTIIVTAAQ